The DNA window GGTTAATCTCTCTCCTTGATCCCCACCATAGAATTATATTCCCTCTTGAAACCAGAGCACATCACAAATTTCCGCTAACTACCATATAACAACACTTCACTAATCCCAAAATGGAATTGGCTACTCGCACTCGATCCCCATCATAGGATCAAGGCTCACCAAAACCGGACTGAAGTCCGTACACCATGATGCATGACTCTCAACAACCTACATTATCACCAAAAGATTCACACAAATAATCACCATGCACATAACATCATTATATATGACATCAATCACCATACATAATCATTAAATCAATGTTACGACAATTGAAAAATAGAACCAAtataaacaactaaaaaattgCATATTCACAAGTATCCAATCATGCTAATTCATTATAACATCAACACATCATTGGAATAACACAACAATTAGTTAAACGATCATCCAATTCATCACAAAGATCCCTAAAATAGGCACATGACTACCTCTCTAATATTTCACAAAGCGCTGCCATGATGTATCTCTGAGCATTATCTTTCTGAAACTTCGAGCGACATATCATTTGGTcatacagatcaaaagttatggtatAAAACATTGGGAAATTGAACATGGTtcagttaaaaaaaaattatgaataatcATACACTATCAATCGTGTTATCACAATACATTCAGCTCCTAAAAACATTTCCATTTGATGGTAATTCGCATTAAATTTCCAACACCTCCAACTCTGCCTCAGACGAAGACACGAATCTCCAATCATGATCAAAACAGTATTTGACTAAAAATCCCAAGGGTGCCACTGATTGAAAGGAACAACCAATTGATTGTTCTCCCTCTAAATCTATTTTTTCCCGCATTTTTGACATGCTATAATCGATTGACATATGGTGTCAATCGATTGTTCCCAAAACCATGAACTCTCTTTTTCTCTCAAAAGTGACTTATGGATTGAGAACAATCGATTCGATTCCTTTAATTAATCGATTGCATGATGGCCAAAAAGGAAAGTCAATTGATTGTCTCAAGGCTGCAATTGATTGACATAATGCAATTTTCCAAAAATAAGATTATCACAAGAACGATAATAATCACTTATTCTTGAACTCCACCCAAACACTCCCTAACATGAGAAACAACTTATTTATAGGATCCAACATTACAATACAACTTTCTATTGTTATTACATCTTATTTTCTTCAAATTACCTGTTTAATTCACTATTTCTCATGATTTCATAATTAATTAACACAACGCACCAATTTATCAGTTAATCATGTTATCACATAAGATAAACATAGTATAAGATCTATATTCATCATGATTCATAGAAACTCATCAACAATTTCACAAAAATCACATTCATGATCTTAACATCCAGACATTCATCAGTGGTTGAAATTTTTACAGGTTTAATCATGATGATTCAAGTATAATTCCATTTACAAAATCACATATATAAACACAATAAATCATTAATATTCAGATTTATAACCACCCCCTTTATAAAGATTCTCATTTTTTCCTTTAAAAGATGGAGGTTTGTTTAGTGATTCGTTTGAACTCACCCCTACCTCCTGAGACGATTAAGCTTATAACATGAGTTATGACGCCCCTTGTTGACCAAGTGACTTCAAACACAATTAGGGTGAATTGTgatattcaaatttcaaaaaacttTGTGAAAAATGCTTAATTTGAAAAAGATTTATGTTAGAGAAGATATATAAGTAAagattaatcaaaataataaagtaaatGATAGAAATGTAAAGAGATAGAGATAGAAATATCACTTTCGAGATTACCCCTGCTCGACCTAAAGCACATGACCTACTCTAGTCTCCAAGAGTTTCTCTTGAGATTTGTACTAATATCAACTTGAAATTTTACATAGTTTAGCCCAACAATCTTTCACTAACAACTTGAGCTTTTGCACATGATCAACCTAGAAACCTTACACAAACAACGTTGAGCTTTAGCACAGGATCGGCCTAACAACCTTACATAAAAAATCTTGAGCTTTTACACGGGTTTAACTCAACAACCTTACAAACAACTTTGAGCTTTTATACAGATTCAACCTAATAATCTTACACCAAGCTTTTTACATGTATAACTTTCAACCTTTAAATCTATTACAAAAGATCACACGAGAAGTaagccattttgttgaggtgtgcgAGCAATAGTTATATGCCTCTTAATTCATTGTTTCCTATAAAAACTCATAATTTCTCTGAAACAAACTTCAGGTCATTGTGAGTTCTTAATACATTTAGCCCATTTTCTAATTGATTTACTAGTATACCAATATTTAAACCATTCAAAGGCGTCGCTTTTACTTTTCAATGTATACACTTATACTTATAGAGAAATCATCAATAATAGAGCGGAAATATAATCCACCCCCATGAATTTCCACCCTTATATAACCCCATAGATCTAAGTGAACATACCCAAAAGGTCTACTAGAATCATGCATACTACTTTCAAACTTCACCATGTGTTGTTTTCCTAAAACGCAATTATCATAtaattacattttatttaattctcACTCCTTATAAAACCTTGTTTTAGAAATTTTAACTATATATCTTTTACATGTCCTAATCTCAAATTCCACAACTTAGATTTATCAAAAAAGTATTAACTAGCTAATGATACACGGCCAATAATTTACCATCCAAAATATATAACCCACACATTTTAGATCCTTTAGCCATTATCAATGCACAATGAAAATGTTTATACCTAAAGTTCAATTCTAATGCAATATTCTAGATCATTAAACACGCGTATAGACAATAAATTTCGCTTAAGATCAAGAACATACCTCACAATAAGTTGAAGGAACTCACATTAATCAAACATTTTCAGTCTGATTATACGAGTACCATGAAATTTTCGAGCCTTACTGTTTTCCAATTGAACGGATCCATCTTCTTTCAACTCCaaagtttcaaaatattttttcttagaCACATGTCATAAGAGCAACCTGATTCCATAACCCAACTATTCTCTATATCCAAACTTGTTACTACTAGTGTGCTAACTATTTCATAACCATCTTTATCTATGGAAATCGCAATCTGAAGAGAATCAACCCCTCTTTCTTCAGGATAATCCTTCTTGAAGTGACAAGTTTTTTGGCAATTGAAACATTTaaactttgactaataaaaaaacTGAGACTTGGACTTAGGCTAGGATTTTAACCTAGACCTTTTTCTTTTCTAGTTTCCTATACTCTCACTCCTTCCTCTTAAGACACTTAAGCTTTTACCACTATAATCAACCTTCAAATAtttcaactttcataaattctttGATCTTACCAAACAAAAGACATCGTTGAAGTGCTCACAGGATATGGGTAATGAGCTGAACAAGAGTAGAGCAATATCCTCAGCATCAATCTTCAcctaaatattttgaaaatcattAATGATCTTATGAATTTTTGTCAAGTTCTCCACAATAGATTTATTCTCCACCATACAGGAAGAAAAAAGTTGTTGTTTCAAACATAATATGTGACACAATAACTTTGTCGTATATAATGATTCAAGCTTGATCCACATCTTAGTTGCGGTTTTCTCTCTTGCGACTTCCCTTAATACTTTATTTATGAGACACATGTTAATGTCACTTTTGACCTTATCCATCATCTCGGTCTTCTCAACTTGTGTTAGGCATTAATGATTCTACCTTCAATGCTTCTACACACTATTGTTGAATTAGTACGGTTTACATCTTCTCCTTCCATAATCTGAAGTCTTGTCTTTGGAAAATTTATCGATGCCTCATTTATAACCCATGGTGCTTACTTGTAAAATTAACCCATTTGCCTCACTATGGGCACCACTTGTTGTGAAAAACTGACAATAATTCAAAGTCCAAACACACTAAGAGTTTGGTGCGCGGGAGAATGAGCAATGACAAACAACCAAATGATTTCAATGGaataaaaatataacatgtgAGAACACATAAAAAATTGTTTATCCCATTCGATCAAACTTATCTACGTATGGGAGAGAGGACAACTCTATAATTCACTATACTTCAAAACTGTTACAAGATATTAAAATATGAGTTACAAAAAATAGTCTTTGGAATTCCCAAACTAAAACCTTATTTTCTACCCAACTGTTTATCAATCTCTATAAttctcaatataagaatcacagAAATCCAAGATGATTAAAGTGTTTCTCAAATCTCTTTGATAACTCCAAAAGGATATTAAACTACAAGAATATAATCCTAGGAATTTTTATCATTTGATTCTCATTAGGATTGCTACCTTATGCACCATGTGTTAACAACAAACGAGAGAGAACCATAACATTATAACTACTAAAACCTTAACAAGCCCAAAATATGACTCGTTAACGAACAGATTCGCAAACAAGTTTGAAAAGTCCGAGATCCGTCTGAACAACAAAATATGCCAACCATTGGCCTGTCGGACCGCTAGATTTCGAAGACCTCATTTGCAGATAGACATACTCCGCCGCCGCAGACGGGCCTTTGACTCAACCGCACTGTTGTCCACTGACCTTCGGCTCCACCCTGCCGCCgccattttgtaaaaaaaaaaaaaaaattgtactattgaaaacatgtttttttttctcttgtcactaggttttaaaatatattaaaacaaattaaatattttaaagaggCCGCAATTTATCCCAATAATTTCTCCCGTCGTTAAAAAACTacttaatcatttttaaaatacttttccaACAATCAGCTGACTAATCCTACCTCTTTTGTAAGCTGAAATCAATTTCCTCTCTTCAAACCGAAAACGACATTCTGATACAAATTCAGCTATATTACTGCAAAGTGGACGGACCACACATACAGTGGTTATCCATTGAAGAGACTGGATTGAACTAAATCATTCAACAAGTATTATTCATCAAAATAGCTATGCAAGCAACCTCCCTCTCGGTTCCTTCTGTTCAAGAGTTAGTAAAACAAACCATTACAAAAGTTCCAGAACGATATGTTCAATCAAATCAAGACCCTATTATTCTATCTAACACAAATTCTTTACCACAAGTTCCTATCATCGACCTGCATAAATTGTTGTCCGATGATACAACCGAGTTAGAAAAGCTCGACCATGCTTGCAGAGAATGGGGTTTCTTCCAGGTTTATTTGGTTTTTTGTTTAGTTTAATTTCCATGGATCATTTTTTTTCTGAATTCATTTGGAAATTAATTGCTTGCAGCTGATTAACCATGGAGTCAACACTTCACTTGTTGAAAACATGAAGATAGGTGTTGAACAATTTTTCAATGTTCCaatggaagagaagaagaagaaattttgGCAAACACCAAATGATATACAAGGGTTTGGTCAGTTGTTTGTTGTATCTAATGAACAAAAGCTTGATTGGGCAGACATGTTCTATATCAACACTTTGCCTTTAGACTCAAGGCATCCGCATCTAATTCCCAACATTCCACAACCATTCAGGTTTTTTCAATTTCTCTATGTTTGAGTTCGCTTGATTCAACATTAtagttaattaaaacaaattttgttGTTTCATTGCAGAGATCATCTAGAGATATATTGCTTAGAACTGAAAAACATAGCTGTTACAATAATTGGCCTTATAGAGAAAGCCCTTAAGATTAAAGCCGGCGAGTTAGTAGAGTTATTCGAAGATGTTTGTCAAGGAATGAGGATGAATTTCTACCCTCCTTGTCCCCAACCAGAAAATGTTATTGGAATATATCCTCATTCCGATATTGGAGCCTTAACCATTCTTCTCCAAGCGAATGAAATCGAAGGTCTTCAAATAAAAAAAGATGGACGGTGGATTTCAATTCAACCCCTCCCTAATGCTTTTGTCTGCAACATTGGAGACACGTTAGAGGTAATAATAATAGGCATAAAATTGATGACTACATAGTTATCAAATCAATATTTATATCACGAATCAAGACATGTTTTCGTATGATACTAAATTTAGCGTTTATGTTTTATATCTATTGGCAGGTCATTACGAATGGAATTTACCGAAGCATCGAGCATCGAGCAATAGTGAATCCAAAGAAGGAGAGGATCTCTATTGCTACATTTCATAGGCTTAATATGAGCAGAGTTATAGGTCCGACACCAAGCCTTATTTCTGTTGAAAGACCTGCAGTGTACAAAACAATTGGTGTGGCTGATTTCTTTAATGGATACCTGTCTCGCAAGCTAGAAGGGAAATCATATTTGGATGCTTTAAGGATTGAAAATGAGATTGGTAAATAGTTTAAGTGTTGAGGATTTTCTTTAAGAGAATATTAAAATGCAGAACAAGTACAAAGAAAAGTAATGGAACAAACAGAGATAAAATGTGCAACAATTGTGACAACGAATATGTATGTAGTATGTACTCACTGTTTAAAGTTTCATGCCTGGAACATCGAATATATGCACATATAGATTTTTGTTCTCTGCTATTTGCATATGTTGTTGATGAAAGTTACTATAGTGTGGCTTTAagcaaatatttttgtattgatCTTCTGGGAAAAAGGGTATGTATGAATGAAAGTTAATATAGGAAGATTGGGATTGCCAATGAATTTTGGCATATTAGCCGGTAGTTTGGAATCTTTCTAATTGACATTTTTCTAAGAATTTGATAAATTTTTGgatcatataaattttttcaatataGGCTTCCTCCTAAATGCATGTTTGGAAACTCACTAGCCATGGggaatatattttcatttttctgaCACTTCTTCTCTGTTGTACCCTCTTTTTTCCATTATTAGTTGAGATTTCTGATGTGCTAGATAAAAGAGTGGCCGTTAGAATTTATAGGTTGACCAAACAGTTAGGGTGTACTTTTGTGAAGAAAGTTGAGTTAGAAATTAGAAATTAGAGGATCTAGAGAAAAAGGATAGGACTCAGTAGCAGTCCAATTAACAAGGGATTCTCGTCGAGGTTAGGATCAAGAAGCGTAAGGTAAAATATATTATTAGGTGtaattccttatttttataattaatctgGAGGGTGACCGGAATCAGAAAGTGTGCCCGAGACGTCTGCACGGTGCTAATGAAGAGGAGGagagggtgtacctgcaaggtactccgacgaGCAAGTTAGTAGGAGCACAGATACATGAGTGTTTCAAGGATTAAAGTATGTGTTACCCGACTCTCAAATGAGAGGGTTTTTATATTGTTCCCCAGTGCTTGGCCATTGGTCCACATTTTGGATTGGATTGTGGATTTAGGCCCAAAACGTGTGACTGTCAGGATTCTCTAAGCATATTAAGGAATCCTAGGAGGCTGACCGAAACTAGCCGTTAGTCGGACAGAGAGGTGTTCCTGGTCGACAGAAGGGGTTAAGAGTCGTGGTTGCTCGACTAGTCAGCGGGGAGCAGGGCGTCTGTCTTGTCCCTGGCGAGGAGGCCGAGTTGGTCGATGACAGCGAATTACGCTATCCTCGACATAGAGTGGGAAAGAGCCCGACTGTCGGGCAGGGGAAATGATATTCTTACCGCCCTTAGGTGGTTGGGTCAAGACTATTGGGCTGTCATGGGGCAGGAGCATATTGGACCATGCCTGGCCATTAGACCAGTCCAGAACATGAGCCCCCCAAGTTGTTGCTCTCAGCATGGGAGTGATGACTTAAGGGTA is part of the Vicia villosa cultivar HV-30 ecotype Madison, WI linkage group LG2, Vvil1.0, whole genome shotgun sequence genome and encodes:
- the LOC131646538 gene encoding protein SRG1-like → MQATSLSVPSVQELVKQTITKVPERYVQSNQDPIILSNTNSLPQVPIIDLHKLLSDDTTELEKLDHACREWGFFQLINHGVNTSLVENMKIGVEQFFNVPMEEKKKKFWQTPNDIQGFGQLFVVSNEQKLDWADMFYINTLPLDSRHPHLIPNIPQPFRDHLEIYCLELKNIAVTIIGLIEKALKIKAGELVELFEDVCQGMRMNFYPPCPQPENVIGIYPHSDIGALTILLQANEIEGLQIKKDGRWISIQPLPNAFVCNIGDTLEVITNGIYRSIEHRAIVNPKKERISIATFHRLNMSRVIGPTPSLISVERPAVYKTIGVADFFNGYLSRKLEGKSYLDALRIENEIGK